The stretch of DNA GGAGATTGCCGAGCATGAGGGACAGCCGGTAGCCGACCTGATCGTTGAGCGCGGCGAGACCTATTTCCGCGAACGCGAGACGGCGGCTCTCGAGCGCTGCGCCAAACTCGAACACGCAGTGATCGCCACTGGTGGCGGCGTGTTTACCCTGGAGCGGAATCGCCGCCTGATCGCGGACCTCGGCACCAGCGTATGGCTCGATCCGCCCTGGGAAGCGCTCTGCCGCCGCGCGCAGCAGTCCCATAAACGCCGCCCGCTCTTCGAATCCCCGGACCAGGCACGAGCTCTGTACGAGAGCCGTCTGGAGTCCTACGGCCAGGCCGATGTACGGATCCGAACCCGGGGCACGGAACGCAAGCGTGACGTCGCGGCTGCGATCATCCGGCGGCTTGTCCTGGCGCGGGAGGACGCCTAGCTACAACGGGTTGTTGACGATCTCGTCGACGGTCTTGCCTTCGCGGGCCTGGGCGGCGACCTGTTCGAGGCGGGGGCTGGAGCGGACCTGGTTGGCGCCCTCCCAGGTTGCGATGGCGCCGTCGCGGTCGCCGAACTGGAGCAGGAGAAGGCCTTGCATGAGCGCCGACTGTTCGTGGCCGGGATCGCTCCTGAGCGACCGCTCGAACGCGCTCAGGGCGACCTGGGTCTGTCCCATCTGGAGACGGACCATGCCCGAAACGAAGTGTGCGTCGGGGTCCTCGGGGTCGACCTGCAGGATCTGCTGTGCCACCTGGAACGCGTCGAAGGCGCGGCCGTTCGTCAGCAGGAGCTGCATCAGGGCGCGCATCGCGTCGAGGTCCGAGGGATCGGCGTCGATCTGTCGCTGCAGCTCGACGGCTCGGGACGCCAGCTCGGGTGGGAGCGGAGCCTGGCCGCGGAAGTCCGTCTCGCCGCTGCCCTGCGCCATCGCCTGCTCGGCCTGCGGATCGGGCCGGGCGTCGATCTGGGCCCAGATGACGAGGGCCGCGACCAGCCCTACCACGCCGCCGCCGAGAAGGGCCCCGGAGAGCAGGGGGTGCGCCTGGGCGAAGGCGTTGCCGGCGGTCGCTGCCGTGGGCTGCCGCTTGCCGCCTGTGTCCGGAGCGATGCCGGCGATCGCTTCCTCGACTTCGTCGAGCTCCTTCAGCACCCGCGCCGCGGACACCTGGAGCCGCGTCCTGTCGGCCTGCTGGAGTCCGGACTGCGACAGGCGGCCGAGCAGATCCTCGCGGCGGCTCGCGAGATCGGCTCGCCGCAACTCGAGCGCGGCCGCCCGCGCGGCCACCTCGCGCGGGAGGAAGGCGAACCCGAAGCCCAGACCGGCGAGGACGGCGGCGACGAGAGCAATCGTCGCAACGACAGTCAGGTCTCCGTCTCCCCGTTGTCTCCGTCAGCGTCGTCGTCGCGCTCCACCTGCCTCAGGTAGGCGTCCAGGCCCTCGTCGGCGCTTCGACGTTGCCGGAGCCGCCGCGCGACCAGCAGGCCGCCGAGCGTCACGATCCCGGCGGGCGCCGTCCACACGATCAGGTTGAGGCCGCGTGCGCGCGGCTCGAGCAGCACGAACTCGCCGTAGCGCTGCTCGAAGTAGAGGACCACCTGGTCGCGGGTGTAGCCGGAGGCCAGCAGGGACCGCGCCTCCGCCCGCATCGCCTGCGCCGATGAAGCGCCCGAGTCGGCGATCGACAGCGCCTGGCACTTGGGGCAGCGGATGTCGGCCGCGACCAGGGCCACGGCCCGGTCGAGCTCCTCGCCGGAGAGCGGTTCGCCCTGCGGGTCGCCCAACTCGCGCGATGCCTCGACTCCGAGTCCCGGCCGGACCTCGCCTTCGGCCGCCGGCAGATCGACGCCGGGTCCGGCATCCTGCGACTGCGCGGCCAGGAGGCCCGGTGTTACGCCTGATGCCGGCCAGAAGGCCGGCGCACCCAGCAGAACGAACGCGGCCGCCGGGATGCCGGTAACCCGCATGTCAGCCGGTCGCTTCGGCCGGCTGCGCCAGCAGCCGGTTGGCGACGTCGAGTAGCTGCTCGGGCGAGACCGCGCCGATCGCCTTGTCGACGATCGTGCCGTCGCGGTCGATGAAGAAGGTCTCGGGAGGGCCGTAGACGCCGTAGGCGATGGCGACCCGGCCGCCCTCGTCGATCAGCGATGGGCCCCAGGTCCCGTTCTCGGCGTTGAACTGGGCGATCAGGCCGGGCTCGTCCTGGAAGATGACGCCGAGGAAGTGGATCTCGCCCCGCCAGCGCCGGGCGCCTTCCATGAGTAGCGGGTGCTCGACCCAGCAGGGCACGCAGTAGGTGGCCCAGAAGTTGATGACTACGGGGGTGCCGCGGAGCTCCTCCAGGTCGACGACGTTGCCGTCGAGATCGGCGAGCCGGAAGCTGGGCGCCGGTTGGCCGATCAGCGGCGACTCGACGATCTGGGGGTCGTGCCGGAACCCGAACCCGAGCACGAGCAGGACCGGCAGGCAGATGCCGAGGCCGATCAGGAGGACCTTGCGGTTCATCGCCCTCCTCCTGCCGGCGACGGGGCGAGTTCCGGGACCGCGTCGGGGGCGGCTGCCCGCCGTTCGGCGGCGGTCGGAATCAGGCACAGGGCCGTGCCGGCGACCATGATCACCACGCCGAGCCAGATCCACGCGACGAGCGGCGTCCTGATCGCGCGCAGGCCGATCGATCCGTCGCCGCCCACGTTCATCAGGGTCAGGTAGAGGTCGTGGCCCGCCGTGGTCCGGACCGCGGGCGTGCCGATCGGTTCGCGCTGGTTCGGGTAGATGTTGAGCGACGGGTACAGGACGCCGCGGCTCCGGCCGTTGCTCGAAACCTCGATTTCGGCCTGGTGGCGCTCGAGGTGGGGCTCCTGGACCAGCTCGGCGCCGCGGAACGTCATCTCGTAGCCGCCCAGGCGGAGCGTTTCGCCGGCGCGCAGGGTCGCCTCCGCCTCGCGCTGGAAGGTCGACGACACGGCGATCGCGACGAAGGTGACGACGACGCCGAGGTGGACGACGTAGGCGCCCAGCCTGTCCGGCGCCACCATCAGGGCGGCGAGCGGTCCCTTCCCGCCCTCGCGCCGCCGACGCGCCCGCACCGGCCGCAGTCCCTGGTCGGCCGTCACCCAGAGGGCGAAGCCGCCAAAGGCGGAAACGATGAGCACCGGCGCGGAGCGGGCGCCCAGGAGAAGCGCCAGCGCCAGGCCGACGCCGGCGGCCGGGAGGGGGCGCAGCAGGGCGCGGCGCACGAGCTTCGGATCGCTGCCGCCCCAGGGCAGCGCCGGCCCCACGCCCATCAGCAGCAGCAGTCCGGCGAACAGGGGAACGGCCATCCGGTTGAAGTAGGGCTCGCCCACGCTGACCTTCACTCCGCGCAGCGACTCGGCGACGATCGGGTAGATCGTGCCCACGAGCACCGTGAACATCAGGCTGACGAAGAGCAGGTTGTTCAGCAGGAAGGCGCCTTCGCGGCTGATCAGGCGCTCGTTCGAGGGTTCGGAGACCAGGGTGTCGATCCGGAGCGACAGCAGCACGACGACCGCGGCGGCGCAGAGGGCGAGGAACCCCAGGAACACCGGGCCGATGGGGCTCTGGGTGAAGGAGTGGACCGAGTTGACGACCCCCGAACGGGTCAGGAACGTGCCGAGGATCGTGAGCAGGAACGTAATCATGATCAGGATCACGGTCCAGGCCTTCAGCGTTCCGCGGCGCTGCTGGACGACGCCCGAGTGGAGCGCCGCGATCCCGGTCAGCCAGGGCAGGAAGGAGGCGTTCTCGACCGGGTCCCAGGCCCAGTAGCCGCCCCAGCCGAGCACCTCGTACGACCACCAGCCCCCGAGCATGATGCCGGCGGTGAGAAACGACGTCGGAACGAGCAGCCAGCGGCGCATCGGGCGCAGCCACGTGGCGCCCAACTGGCCGCGGAGCAGCGCCGCCACGGCCATCGCGAACGGCACCGACATGCCGACGTAGCCCAGGTAGAGCATCGGCGGGTGGATCGCCATCAGCAGGTGGTTCTGGAGCAGCGGGTTGGGCCCCGGACCGTCGACGGGAACCGGGGGCGGCGTGGGCGCGAACGGGTCCGCGACGCTGGCGATCAGGAACGTGAAGAAGGCGCCGATGCCGAGCAGGGTGGCCAGGGTGTACGCGAGGTAGTCATCGTGCCCGCGGCGCTGGAAGATGGCCGCGGCCGCGATGTAGAGGCCGAGGATCAGACCCCAGAAGAGGATGGATCCCTCGAGCGACGACCACAGCGAGAAGATCGTGATGTGGAGCGGCGTCGCCAGCGATCCGACCTGGGCCACGTAGGAGACGGAGAAGTCGTGGCTGAGCAGGGCGTACCACATGACCCCGCAGGCCCCCGCCATGGCCGCCGCGAACACCAGCGCCAGCCGGCGCGTCCAGCGCAGGCCGGCGTCGGAGCGCCGAACTCCGGCGATGTAGCCGAAGGGAGCGCCGAAGCTCGCCGCGATCAGGCCCAGGAGGACGAACCCCTGGCCCAGTGCCGAGGTCACAGGTCGAACTGCATGGACTCGATCAGCTCCGCCATGCTGCGATTGTCGTTGACGTCCGGTGCCTGGTACTCGTTGTCGTGCTTCACCATCAGGCGCGAGGTGGCGAACTGGCCGTCCTCGCGCATCGTCCCTTCGATGACGACGCCGATGCCCTCGCGGAACATGGCCGGCGGTACAGCCGTCGTGCGCACGTCGACTCGCGATTGCCCGTCGGTGACCGTGAAGGCGAGGGTCAGACCGTCTTCGCTCCGGCTCACCGAGCCCTTCTCGACCAGCCCGCCGAGACGGATGCTGGCGCCGACCGCTTCCGGGCCCGCCTCGTGGAGTTCCGTGGGACTCCAGAAGTAGACGAGGTTCTCGCCCACGTCGCCGAAGGCGAGAACCGAGAGCGCGATCGCCACGGCGGCGCCCGCGGCCAGCAGCAGGAGACGGCGGTTGCCGCGGTTAGGTGCCTGTTCCTTCGTCTGTGTCGTGGGTTCCGTGCTCATCGCTCTGTTCCTGCGCCGGAGTGTTGCCGGAGGTCCGCCGCCTTCGGGCGAACAGACTGTAGGTGTAGAGGATCAGGGCCGCGCCCGCCGATCCGTAGGCGGCCACAACCCACCCCCAACCGCCGACTATAACGCCGTCCACGCTTCGTTTTCTCCTCCTGGCTGCCCGGTCGCCGGCAGGCCGTCACTCTTCCAGGGCGACGGCGGCCAGCACGCCGCCGAGCGCCCAGTAGATCACATCGAAGGCGAGCAGCATGACGATCCAGCTCCGCGTCTGGTCCATCGGATCCCCAGAAAGCATGAGCGCCACGGTCTTCACCGACGCGATCAGCACCGGGATGACGAGGGGGAAGAGGAGCAGGGGCAGCAGCACGTCCTGGCTCGCGGCTCGGCTCGTCATCGCCGCGTAGAGGGTGCCGGGCGCGGCGAGACCGGCCGCGGCGAGCAGCCAGACGCCGAAGACGCCGAGCAGGGCCCCGGGTCCCGCATCGACGCCATAGAGGATGATCGCCGAGGGCAGCAGCACCGGCCCCAGCATGGCCAGGAAGACGAAGTTCCCGAGGGCCTTCGCGTAGAAGAGGACCGCGGGCTCGACCGGTAGCAGCAGCAGGCCCTCGAGGGCGCGGTTCTCTCTTTCGACCCGGAAGGACTCGGACAGCCCCAGAGTCGAGCTCAGCAGCAGGGCGAGAATGAGGAAGCCGGGGGCCATGACCGTCGCGGTGCGGTCGTCGGCATCGATCGCGAAGGAGAACAGCACCAGGGTGATGCCTCCGAAGAGCACGATCGAGAGGAAACGGAAGCGGCCGCGCCACTCGACCCGCAGGTCCTTCGCCAGCAACACGAACACGGGCCTTGTGAGCTTCAACGCAACCTCCGCGCCCACGCCGCTTCGAG from Acidobacteriota bacterium encodes:
- a CDS encoding shikimate kinase; the protein is MRVFLVGFMAAGKSRIGRRLARSLDWTFLDLDSEIAEHEGQPVADLIVERGETYFRERETAALERCAKLEHAVIATGGGVFTLERNRRLIADLGTSVWLDPPWEALCRRAQQSHKRRPLFESPDQARALYESRLESYGQADVRIRTRGTERKRDVAAAIIRRLVLAREDA
- a CDS encoding tetratricopeptide repeat protein, producing the protein MAARAAALELRRADLASRREDLLGRLSQSGLQQADRTRLQVSAARVLKELDEVEEAIAGIAPDTGGKRQPTAATAGNAFAQAHPLLSGALLGGGVVGLVAALVIWAQIDARPDPQAEQAMAQGSGETDFRGQAPLPPELASRAVELQRQIDADPSDLDAMRALMQLLLTNGRAFDAFQVAQQILQVDPEDPDAHFVSGMVRLQMGQTQVALSAFERSLRSDPGHEQSALMQGLLLLQFGDRDGAIATWEGANQVRSSPRLEQVAAQAREGKTVDEIVNNPL
- a CDS encoding cytochrome c-type biogenesis protein CcmH — its product is MRVTGIPAAAFVLLGAPAFWPASGVTPGLLAAQSQDAGPGVDLPAAEGEVRPGLGVEASRELGDPQGEPLSGEELDRAVALVAADIRCPKCQALSIADSGASSAQAMRAEARSLLASGYTRDQVVLYFEQRYGEFVLLEPRARGLNLIVWTAPAGIVTLGGLLVARRLRQRRSADEGLDAYLRQVERDDDADGDNGETET
- a CDS encoding redoxin family protein encodes the protein MNRKVLLIGLGICLPVLLVLGFGFRHDPQIVESPLIGQPAPSFRLADLDGNVVDLEELRGTPVVINFWATYCVPCWVEHPLLMEGARRWRGEIHFLGVIFQDEPGLIAQFNAENGTWGPSLIDEGGRVAIAYGVYGPPETFFIDRDGTIVDKAIGAVSPEQLLDVANRLLAQPAEATG
- a CDS encoding heme lyase CcmF/NrfE family subunit codes for the protein MTSALGQGFVLLGLIAASFGAPFGYIAGVRRSDAGLRWTRRLALVFAAAMAGACGVMWYALLSHDFSVSYVAQVGSLATPLHITIFSLWSSLEGSILFWGLILGLYIAAAAIFQRRGHDDYLAYTLATLLGIGAFFTFLIASVADPFAPTPPPVPVDGPGPNPLLQNHLLMAIHPPMLYLGYVGMSVPFAMAVAALLRGQLGATWLRPMRRWLLVPTSFLTAGIMLGGWWSYEVLGWGGYWAWDPVENASFLPWLTGIAALHSGVVQQRRGTLKAWTVILIMITFLLTILGTFLTRSGVVNSVHSFTQSPIGPVFLGFLALCAAAVVVLLSLRIDTLVSEPSNERLISREGAFLLNNLLFVSLMFTVLVGTIYPIVAESLRGVKVSVGEPYFNRMAVPLFAGLLLLMGVGPALPWGGSDPKLVRRALLRPLPAAGVGLALALLLGARSAPVLIVSAFGGFALWVTADQGLRPVRARRRREGGKGPLAALMVAPDRLGAYVVHLGVVVTFVAIAVSSTFQREAEATLRAGETLRLGGYEMTFRGAELVQEPHLERHQAEIEVSSNGRSRGVLYPSLNIYPNQREPIGTPAVRTTAGHDLYLTLMNVGGDGSIGLRAIRTPLVAWIWLGVVIMVAGTALCLIPTAAERRAAAPDAVPELAPSPAGGGR
- a CDS encoding cytochrome c maturation protein CcmE, with protein sequence MSTEPTTQTKEQAPNRGNRRLLLLAAGAAVAIALSVLAFGDVGENLVYFWSPTELHEAGPEAVGASIRLGGLVEKGSVSRSEDGLTLAFTVTDGQSRVDVRTTAVPPAMFREGIGVVIEGTMREDGQFATSRLMVKHDNEYQAPDVNDNRSMAELIESMQFDL
- a CDS encoding heme exporter protein CcmB; the encoded protein is MKLTRPVFVLLAKDLRVEWRGRFRFLSIVLFGGITLVLFSFAIDADDRTATVMAPGFLILALLLSSTLGLSESFRVERENRALEGLLLLPVEPAVLFYAKALGNFVFLAMLGPVLLPSAIILYGVDAGPGALLGVFGVWLLAAAGLAAPGTLYAAMTSRAASQDVLLPLLLFPLVIPVLIASVKTVALMLSGDPMDQTRSWIVMLLAFDVIYWALGGVLAAVALEE